A region of the Deinococcus multiflagellatus genome:
GATCAGCGGCCTTCTCTTTTTGGCAGTGACGCAGCGGTTCGGCCTGCGCGCCGCCATGCTGGTCCACGCCGCTGGCAACGGTCTTCAGTTTTTGCCGCCGGTGGCCGCGTGGCTGGCGCTGATCGGGGGGACCAACCTGTCCTAGCTCCCAACCAGTTCACTCAGCCGCGCTGCCACCAGATCCCCCACCAGCGAGACTCCATCCTCAAAGCCCAGGAGCTTCCGGTCGGCGTAGGCGCCGCACGCCCCGCAGAAATTCAGGAGATGCTGCCGGTCCCGGCTGAGCCGTGCCAGAGGCCCGAAGGCCCGCCACTCGGGGGCGAACGTGCTCATGACGAAGACGCCTGGGGCGCGGCACTCCCGCCCGGGGCAGCGGCAGGCCTTCACGTGCAGGCCCAGGAGGGCGTGGCCCGGAACCTGCCGGGCCTGATAGAACGCCGCGGCGAAGTCTGCCGTTCGCCGCTGGCGCTCCAGGGTGGCCTCAAAGGCAGAGGGGCGGGCCGGCTCGACGACCTTGGGAAAATGAACGGCGTACGCCGCGCCCAGCAGGCGGTCGCTGACCCCCTCGTGCGCGGGGCAGGTGTACCGGTCGTAAGTGTCGACGTAGACCTCCCCGCTGTGCCATTCCTCGTGCACCCACTTGCCCGAGCCCTGCGCGCGGTAGTGGTAGACGTCCAGGGGATGCACTTGGGCGGCCAGGTCCAGATCGTGGACGAACGCCTCGATCACCGGGTTGATGGGCGGCGCGTCCCGGACCATGTACAGGGCGTAGGGGTTGTCCAGCAGGGGTTCGGCGTGCACCTCTACCCAGTTACTCAGGCCGCTGCGCCGCTTGTCCTCCGGCACCCGGTGGTGGTGATAGACCTCGTAGCCACCCTGAAAGGCGCCGTGCAGCAGGGTGGCCACGTCGAGGCGGTAGGTCACGTCCCCCACGCGGAGGGCGTATTCCGTCACCACTTCGGTGTGCGGTCCAGCGGGGCCGTCAAAGGCGAACACCACAGCCTCTGTGCAGCCTGGCCAGGAACAGGGAATATGCAGCATCATCGGGTGCTCGCGTTCACGCAGCGCCCGGGCCAGTTCCAGTTTGGCGGCGTGGTGGATCACGCCCTCGCCGGTACAGGTGGTCACGTCATAGTGGCTGAAGTGCGGCGCCCGCTTCGGACCGCGGCGCAGCTTGACCCGGGTGCCGCAGTCCAGGCAGGTGTACGGATGGTCCGGGCCTTTGGGCGCGGTCGTGGCCCGGGCGAGGGTGCCGCCCTCAGCCAGCGCGTAGAACATCCGAACGTCTGCCATGCCCCCTAAGTATGCCGTGGCCGGACGGGGCAACGCGCCGACGAGCGCCGCCTCCGAGACGTGTTGATCAAGTTCAAAAAATACGTTAAAAGCAGAATACAGCACAATGTGTTACATTCATTGCAGAATGAAGTCCTCGAATCCTGCCGTGACCGAGCCTGTGCTGCTCCGCTGGCCTCTGCCGCCCTCTCGCCTCACCGTGCGGGGTGCCGGGCTCCTGGCGCTGCTGGTGATGGTGAGCCTGACGGTTGAAGCCTGGATCCACTTCGAGGTGGTGGAGCCGTGGCTGCGAGAGGTGACGGGCGCCGAGGCGTTCAAACGCGAAGCCAGCCAACTTCCGCTGAGCTGGCAACGGTTCGAGTCCATCGTCATCGCGCCGTTGATGGAGGAAAGTGCATACCGAGCCGCGTTTTCTGCCAGCTTAATGCCGCTGCTCGCGGCGGCGAGCGCGCCCGGTCGGCGCCGCGTCGTTGAGAGCACCGTGGCCACGGTGCTGCTGATCCTGATAGGGTTCGCCAGTTTCTTCTTCGGTGCGGGGCATCTGCTGAGCGGATGGTCCGTTGCGGGGGTGTGCTACCTGCTCAGCCTCCTGGTCACGGCGCCGGTTCTGGTGTGCCACGTCAGGGGCCGCCCGGTGCCGCGGGCCCTGTGGATCGTGGCCGCCGTCGTCACCACGTTGGCGTTCGCCGTCATGCACCTCGACAACTATGTCGCGCTGCCCAGTGACCCCAGGGTCGCGCTGTTGACGGTCCCCCAACTGCTGGGCGGCGGCATCTTTCTGTTTGCCGCCGGCCGCTACGGCCTGCGCGCTGCCATGCTGGCCCACATGACGAGCAACGGTCTGCTGGCCGTACCCTGGTTTGTCAGCTGGCTTCACTGGGTGCTGGCCACGGTCTAAAGGGAAGGCGTTTAGCCCAGGCCGAACGGCGCGGGGCCCAACACAGGACGTCGCACCGGGCATGTAGGCTGTGTGGGTGCTGCTTTGAACGTGGGGTTCGGCGTCCTGTGGCCTCAGGAACGTCACCCACAGCCCCGGAGGGCTGTGGGGTGTGGGCCCAGCATGCTCACCCTGCCTGCCGCCCGCGCCACCCAACCCTGGCACCTTCAGCGTCATATCCGCCAGGCCGTGCTCAACGTTTTCCGGTACTGCAGCGGCAAACTCAGCTACACCCTGCTGCTCAAACCCGGCGAAGGGTTGGCCTGGGTGGCCCCCGAGCGCCGCCTGGTCTACATCACGGCGTCTTTGCCGGATGTGCCGCCCGGGGTGCGCTTCGATCCCGTGGGCGAGGACCTGCGCCGCAGCCTCTTCCTGGTGGGGTTCGCGGCCCACGAAGCCGGGCACGTGCGCTTCTCCGGTGCCAAGCCGAGCGGGACCCTGGGCGAACTCTGGAACGCGCTGGAGGATGAACGCATGGAGCGCCTCATGGTCGAGGCCTATCCCGAACTGCGCCTGCGCCATGCTTTTACCTTCCTGGGCGACGTGGTCAGTGCGGGGGCCCAGGCCAAGTTTGAGGGTACCGCGCTTGAGGGGTGCCTCTTCTGGCGCTGGGAGCATGACCGTGTATATCCCCGCTGGCAGGTAGACCCAGCCCAGGCAGAGCTCTGGGCCGACGTGCGCCCCCTGGTCGAAGCCGCGTGGCAAGCGCGGGATAGTGACCAGGTGACCTGGATCGCCCAGCAGATCCTAGGGCTGGTGCGTGGGGATCAGGCCTCTCCTTCTGGCGCGGACACAGGTTCGCCGGACGCAGAAGAGCAGTCGCCTGGCTCCAGCGAAGCGTTAGAGGCGGCGGGCACGGCAGGTGGGCAGGAGACACCTGAGACCGGGGGTGATGAAGCGGCCACCGGGCCAGCCTCGGGTGACTCGGCGGACGAAGGGGACAAGGTGGCGGTGCCGGAGAGCTGGGCCGGACAGGTGAGTGCCACGGGTGCGGGTGCGGCCGCGCAGGACGGGACCACGCCGGACCCTGAAGCGGACGCCGAGCTGCAGGCCCAGCTGGAGGTCCTGAGGCGTCAACTGGGGGCTGGATCAGACAGCTGTCCCATCATTCCGGCCCCGAACGTGGACACCGCCAGTGATCTGCTGGCCGCCGGGGTCGAGGGCCACGCGCGGCAGCTGGCCCCGCTGCTGCGGCCCGCTGAGCGGGCTGGGCACACCACCGCCCACCGCTCGCGGGGCCGTTTCCGCTATGACCGGCATGTCCAGGGCGCCGAGCGCGCCTTTGCACGCAAAACGGAGCCGACCCGGCCGCAGCCGATCTTCCTGGACCTGCTGCTCGATGTGAGCACCAGCATGGCCGGTGAGCCGCTGGCCTGCGCGGCGCAGGGGGCCCTCCTCGTCACGCGCGCGGCCCACCTGACCGGCAGCCGCACCCGCGTGACGGCCTTCAATGCCACCTTCGCCGAGGTCGTGCCGGTGGGCACCGACTTCGAGACGGCCAGCCGCCGGATCGCGGGCCTCACCGCGCAGGGCGGCACGCGACTGCAGCCCGGCCTGGCGGCGGTGCTGGGGTCGGCGCCGGTGAGGCCCGACGAGGTGCATGTGGTGGCCGTCATCTGCGACGGCGAGTTGAGTGACGCCGATTACGCGCAGTGCCAGACGCTGGTGCATGCAGGGCGTGAGCGGGGCGTGCGCTTCATTCCGGTGCTGATTGGCGACGGGGTGGACGCCCAGGCGGCCTGGCGTCAGGCCTTTGGGAGTGCGGTGCCCTGTCTGGATTTGAGCTCGCTCGCCGCCACCTTGAAAGCCACCCTCACAGCGCTGCGCCGCAGGACCGCGTAGGGCGTCACCAAACTCTCGCGCCGCACATCATGGGCGGCATGACACGGTACGGGTCACCTCTCCTCTGCACTCTTCCGCTGCTCCTGGCCGCCTGTAAGGGCACGTTCCCACTGCCTGGGGGCCCTGACACGCCTGGGGCATCAGCCGGGGCCCCTCAGATGGCGCTGAGGCTTAGTGGCCCGCACCAGACCGCCGGGACCCTCACCTACTGGGGCGGCGAGGACCTGGAGCTGACAGTGCTGAATTTGCCCAAGGCAGCCACTGTGCGCTGGCACCTCAGCCGGGGGGAGCTGACCCTAGGGGCAGACGGCGGCGCCACGATTCCGGCCTCCAAAACGAACCGGCAGGTGCTAACGGGCACGCCAGTCACCGTGACCGCTGAGGTCGACAGTGGCGGAGTGGTGTCCCCACTGAGCCTCAGCGTCAACCTGGACTTCGCTCCGCCCCGAGCCGAGGGGGGCGTGACCGTCACGCGGCCTGGTGAAGCGCCAGTGCCTTTCACGGCCGGTATGGCGCTGCGACGGGGGGTGACGTTTCAGGCCCGGTTTGAAGATGATGGCGTCGGGATGGCGCCCGTGAACCTCTCGGCTTGGCGGGGGAGTCTTCCGGTGCGTGACGGCCTGACCACCACAGACCACCTCCCCGAGGCGAGTGAGTATTCGCTGCACGGAACCTATCTCCAAGACCGCCTGGGCAATCGCATTGACGGCAGCACCGAGGTGTTGGGCGGGCCCTTCAGCACCGATTATGTAGCCCCCACCATCACGGCAGACCGGCCCAGCGGTGCGCCGCTGGCGGGCCCAATCACCCATGAGGACGGCACGGTGACGGACGACGCCCTGGTCTTTCTGGTTGCCGACCCCCTGCTTGCCGATGGCGCCGCAGGGTCAGGTGTAAGCCGCCTGAGCATCCGTCCAGCGGGCACCGTCACCGCTGGCGTGGCGCGTGTCACCCTCGCGCAGTTGCGTGCTGCCGGAGCCACTGGACAGACCACCGTGATCGTGACCGCCACTGATTTAGCTGGCAACGTGACGACGGTGGAACAGGAGGTGGACCTTGCCTCCAGCCATTGACGGTGTCCGTCCTGGCCAGGCAGGCTCAGGTCATGACGCAGCCGTCTTTGTTCGCCGATCCCCTTCTGGAGCGGCGGATCGCCGCCTTGACGCAGCGTGGCATTCACCCGCGCACAGCGGCCAGAGAAGCGGCCGTCCAGCCCGACGACGCGCTGTTCTGGCGACGACTGGCCTTTGCCGATCAGCTGGCGCGTCAGCGAACGAACCTCAAAAATCGCGGGGGTTTCGTGCTGTCCGTGCTTCGTGACCAAGACGGCTCGAAATATGGCCCGTTGCCGCCGCGCCGATGAGCGCTCTCATCCAGACAGGACCAGTGCATCCACACCGTGTCGCTCATGACCGAGGTTCTGTGATGCACGCGGCCCTTCGTAACCAACTGGCGGGGGAACCAATTGCCCAACTCAGGGCCTTTGACCCTCTGGCCGACGCGGGTCACGCGGTTCGCGTGGCCGACCTGAGTCTCCGGATTGCCGCGGTGTTCGGTGAGCCCGTTCAGCCCCACGACCTTTACCTGGCGGCCTGTCTTCATGATCTGGGCAAAGCTGAACTGCATCACCTCGTCCAGTTGCCGCGGCCGCTGACCCAGGAAGAGCGCCAGTGTATGGAAAGCCACGCGACCTGCGGCGCGGTGATGGCCCAGACGCTCCTGGGGGTCTCCGACACCGTCAAAGCCTACGTGCTGCACCACCACGAGCAGTGGGGGGGGTGCGGGTACCCACTGGGCCTTCGAGGGGAGGCCATTCCCCTCGGAGCCCGGATTATCGCGATCGCGGACACCTTCGACGCGTTGGTCAGTGACCGCCCCTACCGTGCCGGTTGGTCCCGCCCAGACGCCCGGGCTTACGTTCTGGCGCGCGGCGGCTGTCAATTTGACCCCCGGCTTCTCCTGGCCTTCGAGCTGGCAACGGCCTGACGACACAGGAAGGGCGTCACCCCGCTCGTGAACTGGGCGGGGTGTGCGCGGCCCATGATCTGTTCCTTGACCGTTCCTGACGCCACCGGCAGCTCTGGAAAGGGGATGCGCGGTGAGTGACCCAAATGTGCACCTCCTTTCCATGCTGGTGCAGGACACGCACCATGCCGCAACGGGCGAGAGTCTCGCCGGACACACGGCCGTGCCCTTTGGTTCGGCGCTGCTGGACGTGCTGCGCGAGGAGTGCCGGAATGTGGAAGAGCGTTCCGGCGCGCCGCTGCGTCTGATTCGGGTGTCAGAGCCGGACGAACTTCTGGTGCTGGCGGGCCGAGTAGAGAGCGGTGCGCACATGTATACCAGCGTGAATCACCTGATTCGGTCACTGCTGCTTGAGGATCCGGACTCGCCGGCGCCCAGGCTCAGTCGACGTTGGCTGACCGTGCCCTCAGGCCAACCTGCTCAGATGTACCGGGACCAGCTGCGGCTACCGGCGTGGCACCGCCACATTCACGCGCACGTGAACTTCCTCGCTCAGGCGCACTGGTGGCATGCGCGCGGGGCGACCCCGTCCCAGGCGCAACGCGCAGCGGCGGCCACGCTGGCGCAACGCCTGCATCTGACATTTATCACAGAGGGAGAAGGCCACTGGCCAGCGGATGTGGCCCCCCGCGACCCTGCAGCGCTGCACTAGGCCTGGTCCCTTCAGGTGCTGCGCCTTGTGTTCCGAACCCTAGCGCCAAAACACTCAGGGCCATCTCGCGCCGAGCGGCCGCCGCTCTTGAGGAGCCCTATGAAACGTCTGACCAGCAGCATCACCCTGAGCCTCATGACCAGCGTCAGTCTGGTGGCCTGCGCGGACAGCGCGTCAGGTGAACTCAGCCAGGGCACCGTGGATCCCACCTATGAACCTGGCGCGCTCAGCGCCCTGAGCTCAATGTTCGGCGCAGAACGTGGCAGTGTAGACCGCCTGCAGTACGCCTCGTTGGCCGACTGTCAGTTGGACTGGGGCAAAGATCCGGCGCTCTGCACGACGGACGGGGGGGTCAAGGGCCCTTACATGAGGCGGACAGGTTCGGTGCTGCGCGTCATCCCGTCCGCGACGCAGGACGATGCCAGCACCGCCCGGGATTTCAGCGGCCCACAGGTCGACGGCTCCAAGACGTTTCATAGCCTGGCCGTAGGCGCCGTGAAGCTCGAACACCATCCTCAGCTGGCCTTTGAGTATTACAGCTTTACCGGCGTGGACAGCGGCACGACCGCCCAACCCGTGGTGACCGGCAAAGTTCGGGCCCTCTACCCCTCGCTGGCGGCCTGTGAAGGTGACTGGGGCAAAAGCGGCCGCGCTGGCCTGACAAGCTGCCTGTCCGGTAAGAACGGGGTCGCCGGACCCTACTTCACGCAAGACAAGCCCGATCAGCCGGTGCGGTTTAACTATTACTACGGCGACGGCAAGGTCAGCCCACTGACAGCCGCAGCGCCGGACACAGTCGGCGTGCTCCCCAGCGGCATTCTGGTCACGCCATTTTTCGCGCCGCAACTGGAATCGACGGCCGGCACCCGCACCCCCTATGTACGGTCGGCCTACACCTGGGACGACTACGGTGAGCGCTGGACGCCTCTCAATGTTACGGCCCAGCGCGCGGTCTACCAGACGCCCGACCAGTGCCACAATGTCTGGGGCGAGGCGTGCCGGTCCAGTGGTGGGGTCTTCTACTCGCCCATTTTTTACGGCGGATACTACTACCCATACTCCAGCGGCAGCTCCACCACCGTTGGGAAAACAGCGTACCCTCTGACCGCCGCGATGGCCGCCGCCAGCACCTCGGCACGGTTAGAGGCCCACACCATCAACGCCGCCGCCGTGCGGATGCCGTCAGCCGTGACGGCCCCATCACGAACAGCCGCCACGCCGTCAACGGCTGTTCGCGGCCTCTTTGGCTCGGCCGCGCGCAGTGGGGCGTCCTGATGCGCCGCGTCAGTCACCAGCCGCGGCCACACGCCCAAGCAAGCCATCAAGCCCTGAACTTCACCTGGCATGCCGGATACTGGGTCGAAGACGCGCATTATCTCTTCACGACGGCTGAAATCGACCGGATTGAGACCGCCACCCGAACGCTGATCGAGATGACCTTCAGCGCAGTTGACGAGGTGATCAGGCGACTGGACTTTCAGCGCTACGGCATCCCCGAGTATCTTCATGGCCCGATCATGCGCAGCTGGGAAGTGGACGCGCCGACCCTGTATGGCCGCTTTGACTACGCCTATGACGGCGAGCAGCTCAAGCTTCTGGAATACAACGCCCAGACGCCCACCAGCCTCTATGAGGCGGCCGTGGTGCAGTGGGGCTGGCTCAATGAGACCTATCCGGGTCACGATCAGTTCAACCGCATTCACGAGGCACTGCTGGAGCAGTTCACTTACTTGCGGGAGCAGCGGGGGTTGTCGGCGATGCACTTTGCCTGCGCGCCCGAGGCAGAGGAAGACGTCGGTACTACCCGCTATTTGCAGGACCTGGCCGTGCAAGCGGGCCTGCATACCACGTTCTTGACGTTGGCAGAGCTGGGCCTCCAAGACGGAACCACCCTGGTGGACCTGGACGATGAGATCATCACGGCCCTGTTTTGGCTTCACCCCTACGAATTCATGTGGGAGGAAAAAAGTGCGCTGCTGCTTCCATATCTGCCGCCCCAGACGACCGTGCTGGAGCCGCTGTGGAAGATGATTCTGTCCAATAAACAGCTGCTCGTGACGCTCTGGGAGATGTTTCCGGAGCACGAACTGCTGCTCCCTGCCTCTAACACACCGCTCAGTGGCCCATCGGCCCGGAAAAGCAGAGTCAGCCGGGAGGGGCAGAACGTGACCCTCTTTGACGCGTCCGGGAGGGTCCTGGCGTCCACAGACGGTGAGTATCCCGATGACCAACCGGTCTACCAGGGTCTGGCTACGTTGCCTGGCATGCCCACCAGTGATGGGCAGGTGCGGTATCCAGTGCTTGGCGCGTGGGTTGTGGGGGACGCGGCTCCTGGGATAGGCATCCGGGAAAGCGCCGGACTGATCACTGATAACCGCAGTTTTTTCGTTCCGCACCGGATTGAGTAGGCGCCGGCCCTTCTGCTTGTGGAATGCCAGATTCTGCGGGCTATGCCAGTTTGGTGCAGCCTTGCACGCCGCACCCACGCGCCTTCACCGTCCCGGCATGTTCTGGTTCTCTGTGCTGCGCACTGTACTGCTGACTTGTAGCGTTCTGCCTGTTGCCCTGCTCATACCGCTGGCCGTGCTGATGGACACGCCTTTTTCGGAATGGGCACCACAGGCTTTGCTGCTGGCAGGAGTGCTGCTGGCGTGCGGCCTGGCACCTGACCTCAAGGGTTTTTGCCTCCTCCCTGTTCGCCGTTCGTCCGGAGGATCGGCAGCAGGGTGCCAGCGCCGCTGATAGACGGCGTCACCCCCAGATATGGGGGTCTTCGCACCTTGAGGGAGCCTATGCCGAAGAAATCACCGCCACCCATGTCGCCACTGTTTGCAGACCTGACCACCGTTCTCACGTCGCGCGGCAAAACCACTCTTCGGGCCCGCCGGACACCCAGTCCACTGCAGCAGGCCATCTTGAATGCGATTGAGGCCCGGTGCGGCAATCTGTTGATTGAAGCCACCGCCGGCTCGGGCAAAACCTCACTTCTCGAGATGATTGCAGAGCAGCTGATCGAACTGGGATGGCTTGACGGCACAGGTCGGGCCCTGTTTCTCGCTTTCTCCAAAGACATTGTCAAAGAACTGCAGACGAGGCTGCCCCAGCAGGTCACGATTCGCACCATCAACAGCCTGGGGTATCTGATCTGCCGTGAACAGTTGCCCTCTTGCGACTTTCAGCCCAAGAAATACGAGGTGCTGCTGCGCGACGCGGTCGGCAACCGGCGGTACAGCCGGCAGGTCGCGGCCCAGGTGCACGAACGGCTGGACGCCTGCGTCCGCATCACCATGAGTCACCTGCTGCCCCTGGGCATTGACCGCGCGAGCTGGTGTCAAACGATGGACGAGTTTGACGTGCCTGTTCAGGGGATGGAGGACGACCTGTACGGACTGACCATGGAGGTGGTGCGGCGGGGCATGTCGGACGTCGCGGAACGGGGGATCGTGTCTTTTCTGGACCAGGTGTACGCGCCGTGGTTCTTCGGTTGGCGGCTCAAACAGCCGTTCCGGTTCCTGCTGGTGGATGAGGCGCAGGACCTGAGCCGGGGTCAGCAGGCCGTGGTGCAGGCCGCGTGTGATGAGCGCAGTCTGGTGATCGCGGTCGGGGATGCCAGCCAGGCCGTCTTTTCGTTCAGTGGCTCAGATCGGCACTCGCTCCGCCGCTTGGGCGACACGTTTCAGGCCACCCGCTTTCCGCTGAGTGTGACCTACCGCTGCCCTCAGCGCCACGTCGCCCTGGCCAGCCCTTACACGTCTGTCATTGAAGCGGCCCCTGGGGCCAGACTGGGCACACTCGACGATATCTCAGGTGAGGAGTTTCTCTCGCTGGTCCAGCCAGGCGATCTGGTGCTCTGCCGAGTCAATGCCCCTCTGGTGCGGTGGTGCTTTCGGTTGGCCCAGGCTGGCCGTCCCAGCCACGTCAAAGGCCGGGACGTGGCCAGATCCCTGGTGGCACTGGCGAGGGACGCCGCGACCTGGGACGGCCAACGCAGCCACCGTGAACAGGCCGATGACGCGCTGGTCCTCCATGCCGTCACCTTCGAGACCCAGCTGGCCAGCCTGCACGCCTTCAATGTGGCCCGGCTGCGTGCTGAAGCCGAGCGTCAGGGCCGCGATCCAGACATGCGCGAGGCCAATGCCTACGACCGGGTGAAGGCCCTCTTGGTGATCCTTCAAGAGGGAAAACCAGACACCCTGGGGGCACTGACCCAGCAGATTCGCGCTTTATTTCAGAGTGGCAAAGACAGCGTGACCCTCAGCTCTGTT
Encoded here:
- a CDS encoding HD-GYP domain-containing protein, translating into MHAALRNQLAGEPIAQLRAFDPLADAGHAVRVADLSLRIAAVFGEPVQPHDLYLAACLHDLGKAELHHLVQLPRPLTQEERQCMESHATCGAVMAQTLLGVSDTVKAYVLHHHEQWGGCGYPLGLRGEAIPLGARIIAIADTFDALVSDRPYRAGWSRPDARAYVLARGGCQFDPRLLLAFELATA
- a CDS encoding VWA domain-containing protein; amino-acid sequence: MLTLPAARATQPWHLQRHIRQAVLNVFRYCSGKLSYTLLLKPGEGLAWVAPERRLVYITASLPDVPPGVRFDPVGEDLRRSLFLVGFAAHEAGHVRFSGAKPSGTLGELWNALEDERMERLMVEAYPELRLRHAFTFLGDVVSAGAQAKFEGTALEGCLFWRWEHDRVYPRWQVDPAQAELWADVRPLVEAAWQARDSDQVTWIAQQILGLVRGDQASPSGADTGSPDAEEQSPGSSEALEAAGTAGGQETPETGGDEAATGPASGDSADEGDKVAVPESWAGQVSATGAGAAAQDGTTPDPEADAELQAQLEVLRRQLGAGSDSCPIIPAPNVDTASDLLAAGVEGHARQLAPLLRPAERAGHTTAHRSRGRFRYDRHVQGAERAFARKTEPTRPQPIFLDLLLDVSTSMAGEPLACAAQGALLVTRAAHLTGSRTRVTAFNATFAEVVPVGTDFETASRRIAGLTAQGGTRLQPGLAAVLGSAPVRPDEVHVVAVICDGELSDADYAQCQTLVHAGRERGVRFIPVLIGDGVDAQAAWRQAFGSAVPCLDLSSLAATLKATLTALRRRTA
- a CDS encoding UvrD-helicase domain-containing protein, producing MPKKSPPPMSPLFADLTTVLTSRGKTTLRARRTPSPLQQAILNAIEARCGNLLIEATAGSGKTSLLEMIAEQLIELGWLDGTGRALFLAFSKDIVKELQTRLPQQVTIRTINSLGYLICREQLPSCDFQPKKYEVLLRDAVGNRRYSRQVAAQVHERLDACVRITMSHLLPLGIDRASWCQTMDEFDVPVQGMEDDLYGLTMEVVRRGMSDVAERGIVSFLDQVYAPWFFGWRLKQPFRFLLVDEAQDLSRGQQAVVQAACDERSLVIAVGDASQAVFSFSGSDRHSLRRLGDTFQATRFPLSVTYRCPQRHVALASPYTSVIEAAPGARLGTLDDISGEEFLSLVQPGDLVLCRVNAPLVRWCFRLAQAGRPSHVKGRDVARSLVALARDAATWDGQRSHREQADDALVLHAVTFETQLASLHAFNVARLRAEAERQGRDPDMREANAYDRVKALLVILQEGKPDTLGALTQQIRALFQSGKDSVTLSSVHRAKGLEADRVYILEPDLMPHPSARTEAALEAEHAVLFVAYTRAKRSLLFVDAQDSHIPAGLRGREAQNEANTANQARPLRES
- a CDS encoding competence protein CoiA family protein, which gives rise to MADVRMFYALAEGGTLARATTAPKGPDHPYTCLDCGTRVKLRRGPKRAPHFSHYDVTTCTGEGVIHHAAKLELARALREREHPMMLHIPCSWPGCTEAVVFAFDGPAGPHTEVVTEYALRVGDVTYRLDVATLLHGAFQGGYEVYHHHRVPEDKRRSGLSNWVEVHAEPLLDNPYALYMVRDAPPINPVIEAFVHDLDLAAQVHPLDVYHYRAQGSGKWVHEEWHSGEVYVDTYDRYTCPAHEGVSDRLLGAAYAVHFPKVVEPARPSAFEATLERQRRTADFAAAFYQARQVPGHALLGLHVKACRCPGRECRAPGVFVMSTFAPEWRAFGPLARLSRDRQHLLNFCGACGAYADRKLLGFEDGVSLVGDLVAARLSELVGS
- a CDS encoding glutathionylspermidine synthase family protein; the protein is MRRVSHQPRPHAQASHQALNFTWHAGYWVEDAHYLFTTAEIDRIETATRTLIEMTFSAVDEVIRRLDFQRYGIPEYLHGPIMRSWEVDAPTLYGRFDYAYDGEQLKLLEYNAQTPTSLYEAAVVQWGWLNETYPGHDQFNRIHEALLEQFTYLREQRGLSAMHFACAPEAEEDVGTTRYLQDLAVQAGLHTTFLTLAELGLQDGTTLVDLDDEIITALFWLHPYEFMWEEKSALLLPYLPPQTTVLEPLWKMILSNKQLLVTLWEMFPEHELLLPASNTPLSGPSARKSRVSREGQNVTLFDASGRVLASTDGEYPDDQPVYQGLATLPGMPTSDGQVRYPVLGAWVVGDAAPGIGIRESAGLITDNRSFFVPHRIE
- a CDS encoding CPBP family glutamic-type intramembrane protease, producing MTEPVLLRWPLPPSRLTVRGAGLLALLVMVSLTVEAWIHFEVVEPWLREVTGAEAFKREASQLPLSWQRFESIVIAPLMEESAYRAAFSASLMPLLAAASAPGRRRVVESTVATVLLILIGFASFFFGAGHLLSGWSVAGVCYLLSLLVTAPVLVCHVRGRPVPRALWIVAAVVTTLAFAVMHLDNYVALPSDPRVALLTVPQLLGGGIFLFAAGRYGLRAAMLAHMTSNGLLAVPWFVSWLHWVLATV